From a region of the Armatimonadota bacterium genome:
- the nusG gene encoding transcription termination/antitermination protein NusG, whose product MHTYSGYENKVKTNLERRVASMNMQSKIFEVLIPTEDEIEVKEGKRRIAKRKIYPGYVLVEMIMDDDSWYVVRNTPGVTGFVGSGARPVPLDENEVKVILGQVTDEVPKLRINYHKGDTVRITSGPFQEFTGVVDEIQPEKEKVRVLVSIFGRETPVELDFAQVERT is encoded by the coding sequence ATCCACACGTACTCGGGCTACGAGAACAAGGTCAAGACCAACCTGGAGCGCCGCGTGGCATCGATGAACATGCAGAGCAAGATCTTCGAGGTCCTCATCCCCACCGAGGACGAGATCGAGGTCAAGGAAGGCAAGCGCCGGATTGCCAAGAGGAAGATCTACCCTGGCTACGTTCTGGTTGAGATGATCATGGACGACGACTCCTGGTACGTCGTTCGGAACACGCCGGGCGTCACCGGGTTCGTGGGGTCGGGGGCCCGTCCGGTTCCGCTGGACGAGAACGAGGTCAAGGTGATCCTGGGCCAGGTGACGGACGAGGTGCCCAAGCTGCGGATCAACTACCACAAGGGGGACACGGTCCGGATCACCTCCGGGCCGTTCCAGGAATTCACCGGCGTCGTGGATGAGATCCAGCCCGAAAAGGAGAAGGTGAGGGTCCTGGTCTCGATCTTCGGTCGCGAGACGCCGGTCGAGTTGGACTTCGCGCAGGTGGAGAGAACCTAG
- the rplK gene encoding 50S ribosomal protein L11: MAKKVVARVKLQIQAGKATPAPPVGTALGPHGINIMEFCKAYNERTASQAGMVVPAEITIYADRSFTFVTKTPPASVLLKKAAGIETASAEPNKKKVGKVTRKQVEEIAKLKMPDLNTSSIESAMRMIEGTARSMGIEVVG, encoded by the coding sequence ATGGCCAAGAAGGTCGTCGCGCGCGTCAAACTGCAGATCCAGGCCGGTAAGGCCACGCCGGCGCCGCCCGTGGGGACGGCGCTGGGCCCGCACGGCATCAACATCATGGAGTTCTGCAAGGCCTACAACGAGCGAACCGCCTCCCAGGCCGGCATGGTCGTACCTGCGGAGATCACGATCTACGCGGACCGCTCGTTCACCTTCGTGACGAAGACACCGCCGGCGTCCGTGCTGCTGAAGAAAGCGGCCGGCATCGAGACGGCGTCCGCGGAACCCAACAAGAAGAAGGTCGGGAAGGTAACCCGCAAGCAGGTGGAGGAGATCGCGAAGCTGAAGATGCCCGACCTCAACACGTCCTCGATCGAGTCGGCGATGCGGATGATCGAGGGAACGGCACGCAGCATGGGCATCGAGGTCGTGGGCTAG
- the rplA gene encoding 50S ribosomal protein L1, which produces MAKAGKRYLEAAKRIDRTRLYDPEEAIRLVKDGARAKFDETIEAAFRLGVDPKHADQLVRGTVVLPHGSGRPVRVLVFAKGEKAKEAEGAGADFVGAEDLIEKIQGGWIDFDVAVATPDMMGQVGRLGRILGPRGLMPNPKAGTVTPDIARAVREIKAGKIEFRVDKFGIVHAPIGKASFDEQALRDNFAALTDAILKAKPAAAKGTYLKSIALSSTMGPAARVDAAQAQALAAGRAA; this is translated from the coding sequence ATGGCCAAGGCAGGTAAGCGGTACCTCGAAGCCGCCAAGCGCATCGACCGAACGAGACTGTACGATCCGGAAGAAGCCATCCGGCTCGTGAAGGACGGTGCCCGCGCGAAGTTCGACGAGACGATCGAGGCGGCGTTCCGTCTGGGCGTGGATCCCAAGCACGCCGACCAGCTCGTGCGGGGCACGGTCGTTCTGCCCCACGGCAGCGGCAGGCCCGTGCGGGTTCTCGTGTTCGCGAAGGGGGAGAAGGCGAAGGAGGCGGAGGGTGCTGGGGCGGACTTCGTGGGCGCCGAAGACCTCATCGAGAAGATTCAGGGGGGATGGATCGACTTCGATGTGGCGGTGGCGACGCCGGACATGATGGGGCAGGTGGGCCGGCTGGGGCGCATCCTGGGCCCGCGAGGCCTGATGCCCAACCCGAAGGCCGGCACGGTCACCCCAGACATCGCCAGGGCTGTGAGGGAGATCAAAGCCGGGAAGATCGAGTTCCGGGTGGACAAGTTCGGGATCGTCCACGCGCCCATCGGAAAGGCATCGTTCGACGAGCAGGCTCTGCGGGACAACTTCGCCGCCCTGACCGACGCGATCCTCAAGGCCAAACCGGCCGCGGCCAAGGGGACGTACCTGAAGAGCATCGCGCTGTCGTCGACCATGGGTCCGGCGGCTCGGGTGGACGCGGCGCAGGCGCAGGCGCTGGCCGCCGGCCGCGCGGCGTAG